In Papaver somniferum cultivar HN1 chromosome 1, ASM357369v1, whole genome shotgun sequence, a genomic segment contains:
- the LOC113302852 gene encoding E3 ubiquitin-protein ligase UPL5-like, whose translation MSHLGTRTIDCVPQSLLDRISSKRKLDEYDEDQEYPDLVYVKMKRDDFDANYDVKTRVLDTNNQSVSSYTSSSSSTRCIGSSSKTLHFFVRNMSGGNTKVIHANSDDTVESVHEQIRKMTGIPVFEQGLIYRGKQLQMDKTLEDYSIQNDAQLQLVGRMRSTEYPKTWKVVNQLISTICSLCRGERRCANTVIGDVKIFIDMASLFKIRKDNDVSFGHIQIFVSAGAAAALVMMFVSPIAGNKECAEEAIQLFLNPTLDTETKELQTHSVSIILEFCKLLSKTSQDNPLYISCRNTLGTMLETIQVVHRSRCFSYAEASVVIQELFPFVSELGRKVIKGLESSINSPQIAVMSLLGDVRDFNAFLIPLRNAIEDQLGGMGHLPICLTDLRPCYIVELGSLHVIFLEILEKIDECLKKMEIPVSKSTGEIDSLRSGWGQYLSILKALNTLSKLYKGAEENVLSVLRSRQVALNALIRNARRSEDHRWILEHKDLTSFESRRHLTLMLFPELKDEYEHLFEMLIDREHLLAESFEYISKADAKDLHGGGLFMEFKNEEATGPGVLREWFCLVCQAIFNPQNALFLPCEDDNRRFFPNPASDVDPLHLEYFHFCGRIIALSLVHKVQVGIVFDRTFFLQLAGGTVSLEDVRDADPSFYSSCKKILEMDTELLDMDGGLGLTFVRDIEKLGSRKSEELCPGGNNIALNSSNREEYVNLLIQHRFVNSVSNQVREFAEGFSEILCDASMREFFFRSLELKDLDRMLHGSDRAICVEDWKAHTEYNGCKETDSQIIWFWKIVEGMSVEQQRVLLFFWTSVKYLPVEGFGGLQSRLYIYRAPEPHDRLPSAHTCFYRLCLPRYRSEAKMQESLEIITQEHLSCSFGIW comes from the exons ATGTCTCATTTAGGAACAAGAACGATCGATTGCGTTCCTCAATCACTCCTCGATCGTATCTCTTCCAAAAGAAAATTAGATGAATATGATGAAGACCAAGAATACCCTGATTTAGTTTATGTGAAGATGAAAAGAGATGATTTTGATGCTAATTATGATGTTAAAACTAGGGTTCTTGATACTAATAATCAATCAGTGTCTTCTTATACTAGTAGCAGTAGTAGTACTAGATGTATTGGGTCTTCATCAAAGACTTTACATTTCTTCGTGAGAAACATGTCTGGTGGTAATACAAAGGTTATACATGCAAATTCTGATGATACAGTTGAATCTGTTCATGAACAAATTAGAAAAATGACTGGAATTCCTGTGTTTGAGCAAGGTTTAATTTATAGAGGAAAGCAACTTCAGATGGATAAAACCCTTGAAGATTATTCGATACAGAACGATGCACAACTTCAATTGGTTGGAAGGATGAGAAGTACTGAATATCCCAAAACATGGAAAGTTGTTAATCAGTTGATCTCAACAATATGTAGTCTTTGTAGAGGTGAACGTCGTTGTGCAAATACAGTTATCGGTGATGTTAAAATCTTTATTGATATGGCTTCGCTAtttaagataagaaaagataatgATGTGAGTTTTGGTCATATTCAGATATTTGTATCTGCAGGCGCAGCAGCAGCTCTGGTTATGATGTTTGTTTCACCGATTGCAGGTAACAAAGAGTGTGCTGAAGAGGCGATCCAACTCTTTTTAAACCCTACTCTTGATACTGAAACAAAAGAATTACAAACTCATTCTGTTTCCATCATTTTAGAGTTCTGTAAGTTGCTTAGTAAAACATCTCAAGACAATCCACTCTATATTTCTTGCCGAAACACGCTGGGGACAATGTTGGAAACTATTCAAGTTGTGCACAGGAGTAGATGTTTTAGCTATGCGGAGGCATCTGTTGTAATTCAGGAGTTGTTTCCATTTGTATCTGAGCTGGGACGTAAGGTGATAAAGGGTTTAGAGTCTTCTATAAATTCACCCCAAATTGCTGTGATGTCATTATTAGGTGATGTTCGTGATTTTAATGCATTCTTGATTCCCTTGCGTAACGCAATTGAGGACCAGTTAGGCGGGATGGGTCATCTGCCTATTTGTTTGACTGATTTACGCCCCTGTTATATCGTTGAGCTAGGATCACTTCATGTTATTTTCTTAGAAATTCTTGAAAAAATTGATGAATGCTTGAAAAAAATGGAGATACCGGTCAGCAAAAGTACAGGGGAAATTGATAGTCTTCGAAGTGGGTGGGGTCAATATCTTTCTATTTTGAAGGCACTGAATACTCTTTCCAAACTTTATAAAGGTGCTGAAGAAAATGTTCTCTCTGTTCTGAGGTCAAGGCAGGTTGCTCTAAACGCTCTTATTAGGAATGCAAGGAGGAGTGAGGATCATCGTTGGATTCTTGAGCATAAGGATTTGACATCTTTTGAATCTAGGAGGCATTTGACGTTGATGTTGTTTCCTGAGTTGAAAGATGAATATGAGCATTTGTTTGAAATGCTTATTGACAGAGAACATTTATTGGCTGAATCATTTGAGTATATAAGTAAAGCTGATGCTAAGGATTTGCATGGTGGTGGACTTTTCATGGAGTTTAAGAATGAGGAAGCGACTGGTCCCGGCGTTTTGCGAGAATGGTTTTGCTTGGTCTGTCAAGCAATATTCAATCCACAGAATGCCTTATTTCTACCTTGCGAAGACGACAACAGAAGGTTCTTTCCTAATCCAG CATCCGATGTCGACCCACTCCACCTTGAATATTTTCACTTTTGTGGACGGATAATTGCATTATCGTTGGTGCACAAAGTGCAAGTAGGCATCGTATTTGATCGCACATTTTTCTTGCAATTGGCTGGAGGGACTGTTTCGTTGGAAGATGTGCGAGATGCTGATCCTTCGTTTTATTCGAGCTGCAAGAAAATTTTAGAAATGGATACTGAATTATTGGATATGGACGGTGGTTTGGGTCTAACATTTGTCAGAGATATTGAAAAGTTAGGATCTAGGAAAAGTGAGGAGCTCTGTCCAGGAGGAAATAATATCGCGTTGAATAGCAGTAACAGGGAAGAGTATGTAAATCTCCTTATACAGCATCGTTTTGTGAACTCGGTCTCAAATCAAGTAAGAGAGTTCGCTGAGGGTTTTTCTGAAATTCTTTGCGATGCATCCATGCGTGAGTTCTTTTTTCGAAGTTTAGAGCTTAAAGATCTTGATCGGATGCTGCATGGAAGTGATAGAGCTATATGTGTCGAGGACTGGAAGGCGCACACCGAGTATAATGGTTGTAAAGAAACTGATAGTCAAATCATCTGGTTTTGGAAG ATTGTAGAAGGTATGTCAGTTGAGCAACAAAGGGTACTTCTTTTCTTCTGGACATCAGTGAAATACTTGCCAGTGGAAGGATTTGGAGGGCTTCAATCTCGATTATATATATACAGAGCACCCGAACCCCATGATAGACTACCTTCAGCGCACACATGCTTCTATCGGTTGTGTCTTCCGCGCTATAGATCTGAAGCCAAAATGCAGGAATCTCTTGAAATCATCACCCAAGAACACTTGAGCTGCAGCTTTGGCATATGGTGA